A single Larimichthys crocea isolate SSNF chromosome VIII, L_crocea_2.0, whole genome shotgun sequence DNA region contains:
- the LOC104919923 gene encoding adhesion G-protein coupled receptor G1 isoform X4, which translates to MAQRQHTMWITLFIVTLLVWFSETQAGKYCEHVIHKCRQGNISWTTCYENEITTCRVGGRIPIPNFIRVKVDLSQEAEVSPTPHHRVYIPSSALQRSRGRESDHEVQLVATLINSSFFELSPPPKTRGHVQPHMQGTVMGGSVLAVRAGVSHVKDLPQPIKLIFKHDKTMQNGICVFWQESLHMVGKGRWSTGGCETNNTDTEFICSCNHLSFFAVLVNPVLSVDKSNAVALSYITYIGSTLSVFFTIISLIIYICLQCRRPEKAIGVHMQLTGALLCLHLSFLLCCLSGWLLKDNEDSLVCRGLGLFLHWSLLATFSWAALEGFHLYLLLVKVFNIYVRRYMLKLSLVGWGLPTLTVVVCGILGVYGKYIVNVRDDNNSTSQICWMSSQFPQRVLVSYITTVAFPCLVILYNSCMLGMVVFRIWGLRRGCHGTESTISWKKMNKEKMTRLWKDCTTVLGLSCVLSLTWGLLSTTYISLPGIYVFTILNSLQGVSMFLWSVAVTRKSRSDNDSSIRDHSSSQKMMTTSFNN; encoded by the exons ATGGCTCAACGGCAACACACAATGTGGATTACTCTTTTTATCGTCACACTTCTGGTCTGGTTTTCTGAGACCCAAGCTGGTA aaTACTGTGAACATGTCATCCACAAGTGTAGACAAGGAAATATCTCCTGGACAAC GTGTTACGAGAATGAAATTACAACCTGTCGAGTAGGAGGCCGCATACCCATCCCTAACTTCATTCGTGTGAAAGTGGACTTGTCTCAAGAG gctGAAGTGAGTCCCACTCCTCATCACAGGGTTTATATCCCATCCTCAGCTCTCCAAAGAAGCAGAGGACGTGAGTCTGATCATGAGGTACAGCTAGTAGCCACTCTGATCAACAGCAGTTTTTTTGAG CTCAGCCCCCCTCCGAAAACAAGAGGACATGTCCAACCTCACATGCAAGGCACTGTTATGGGAGGGTCTGTCCTGGCAGTGAGGGCAGGGGTCAGTCATGTCAAAGACCTTCCACAACCCATCAAACTAATCTTCAAACATGACAAAACG ATGCAAAAtgggatttgtgtgttttggcaggAGTCATTGCACATGGTTGGAAAAG gTCGTTGGAGCACAGGCGGCTGTGAAACCaataacactgacactgaattTATTTGCAGCTGCAACCACCTGAGTTTCTTTGCCGTGCTTGTG AACCCAGTATTATCAGTGGATAAAAGTAATGCTGTGGCCCTAAGCTATATCACCTACATTGGCtcaactctctctgtcttcttcacaATCATCAGCCTGATCATCTATATATGTCTACA ATGCCGCCGTCCAGAGAAAGCCATCGGTGTGCACATGCAACTAACAGGGGCGCTGCTCTGCCTCCACCTCAGCTTCCTGCTGTGCTGCCTCTCAGGGTGGCTGCTAAAAGACAATGAGGACAGTTTGGTTTGCCGGGGTCTGGGTCTCTTTTTGCACTGGTCCCTGTTAGCCACGTTCAGCTGGGCAGCTCTGGAAGGATTCCACCTCTACCTTCTCCTAGTCAAAGTCTTCAATATCTACGTCAGGAGATACATGCTCAAACTCAGCTTGGTGGGATGGG GTCTTCCTACACTGACTGTAGTGGTTTGTGGGATTTTAGGTGTTTACGGCAAATACATTGTGAATGTGAGGGACGACAACAATTCAACATCGCAGAT ATGCTGGATGAGCAGCCAGTTCCCACAGAGGGTTTTAGTCAGCTACATCACTACTGTGGCCTTCCCGTGCCTGGTCATTCTGTATAATTCCTGCATGCTGGGGATGGTGGTGTTTAGGATCTGGGGGCTAAGAAGAGGTTGCCATGGCACTGAGAGCACCATTAGCTGGAAGAAgatgaacaaagagaaaatgaccCGGTTGTGGAAGGACTGTACCACAGTGCTGGGCCTCAGCTGTGTGCTGAGTTTAACTTGGGGGTTGTTGAGCACCACCTACATTTCTCTCCCTGGGATCTATGTATTCACTATACTAAACTCCCTGCAGG GTGTATCTATGTTCCTGTGGTCTGTGGCTGTGACCAGGAAGTCTCGATCTGACAATGACTCCTCCATCAGAGACCACTCTTCCTCTCAGAAAATGATGACTACCAGTTTCAATAACTGA
- the LOC104919923 gene encoding adhesion G-protein coupled receptor G2 isoform X1, producing MVKSLSNHTFRGSAMVPLLLLLLLHETHAGYKETQVCVNTSSATITTTITSGSIIDNKDNAVTCQKDGFPCVFICTNFDNTWFNGSYFCLHTNVTDDAGKFEYNIKPYGTCTLHLCENGIIQKLIKSYESSDAQQKELMLLFYIRNSCEELFRKSSDVKKVFINVERHIIHNIMNIFQPGTINMIDLSLNVGNYTALYSTDPWIQTEAPQLLPQSETFVPEVWLPVTGLHNIPSEKRIIGLVSYRNNNQFQFDQEQILSMVIRIEALGEQHLHDLTTPIKMIFRNISDNKEDNTSRIECRYFDEHYFVWKTDGCETTVNETNVTCSCNHATPFAILMIRDQPISAVHWKILSHISYVGCALSAFFTSLSIVVYVFIRNPQMEFSVSIHVSLSGALFLLNTTFMLTEWGAKLNIDWVCVCVASLMHYSLLSCFTWMAIEALHLYLLLIKVFNTYYKHYLVKLSLAGWGIPGVIVAVSLAVKDFKQFYGLTEMTIANSNNTNAICWITDDSFFYSLNLVYFTMIFIFNTGILLTVASSICKMKQTFRSKPKPGGRAWGDPEKLRASCRNALTVLGLTCLMGTTWGLAFLGSGYVNYPILYLFCIFNSLQGLLSVQSYVCLKFYQLVTPLMVLSLSRLLYLPVDLSVSRQTEEEKYGGQTDFIPGEDCGNEV from the exons ATGGTCAAAAGCCTTAGCAA tCACACGTTTAGAGGAAGTGCAATGGTTCCCTTGCTGCTGTTACTTCTGCTGCACGAAACACACGCAGGGTACAAGGAAACACAAG TGTGTGTCAACACGTCATCAGCTACCATTACGACTACCATAACATCTGGTAGCATCATTGATAACAAAGACAATGCCGTGACTTGTCAGAAAGATGGATTTCCTTGCGTATTTATCTGCACGAACTTCGACAACACGTGGTTCAATGGATCATATTTTTGCTTACACACCAATGTGACAGACGATGCTGGCAAGTTTGAATACAACATAAAGCCCT ATGGAACGTGCACTTTACACTTATGTGAGAATGGTATCATCCAAAAACTTATTAAATCTTATGAGAGCAGTGATGCTCAACAGAAGGAACTGATGCTACTCTTCTACATAAGGAATTCATGTGAAGAACTCTTCAGGAAAAGCAGCGATGTCAAGAAAGTCTTTATAAA CGTGGAAAGACATATAATCCACAATATCATGAACATATTCCAGCCTGGGACTATAAACATGATAGACCTGTCTTTGAATGTTGGCAACTATACCGCACTCTACTCAACCGATCCCTGGATCCAGACAGAAGCTCCACAG CTGCTGCCTCAATCGGAGACATTTGTCCCTGAGGTTTGGCTGCCTGTGACAGGCCTGCACAACATCCCAAGTGAGAAGAGGATTATTGGTTTGGTCAGCTACAGAAACAACAACCAGTTCCAA TTTGACCAGGAACAAATCCTATCAATGGTTATCAGGATAGAGGCCCTGGGAGAACAACACCTTCATGATTTGACTACACCAATcaagatgattttcagaaacatttcagacaaCAAAGaggat AACACCTCACGGATAGAGTGTCGGTACTTTGATGAACACT ATTTTGTGTGGAAAACTGATGGATGTGAGACCACCGTGAACGAAACTAATGTTACTTGCAGTTGCAACCATGCAACACCATTTGCTATTCTAATG ATAAGAGACCAACCAATTTCAGCGGTCCACTGGAAAATACTGTCACACATCAGTTACGTAGGCTGTGCCTTGTCTGCCTTCTTTACTTCTCTGTCCATTGTGGTATATGTGTTCATTCG aAACCCCCAAATGGAGTTCTCCGTCTCTATCCATGTATCTCTGAGCGGGGCCTTGTTCCTGCTCAATACAACCTTCATGCTGACCGAGTGGGGGGCCAAGCTGAACATagactgggtgtgtgtgtgtgtcgcaagTCTCATGCATTACTCCTTGCTTTCCTGTTTTACCTGGATGGCCATAGAGGCACTTCACCTCTATCTACTGCTGATAAAGGTGTTTAACACCTACTACAAACACTACCTGGTCAAACTGTCTCTTGCTGGATGGG GGATCCCTGGTGTGATCGTGGCAGTCTCTTTGGCAGTGAAGGACTTCAAACAGTTTTATGGACTTACAGAAATGACCATTGCCAACAGTAACAACACAAATGCCAT ATGCTGGATTACCGATGACTCCTTCTTCTACTCCCTGAACTTGGTGTATTTCACAATGATTTTCATCTTCAACACCGGCATACTGTTGACTGTAGCCTCTAGCATCTGTAAGATGAAACAAACGTTCAGGAGCAAACCAAAGCCTGGGGGAAGGGCTTGGGGAGACCCAGAGAAATTGAGAGCATCCTGCAGGAATGCCCTCACTGTGTTAGGTCTTACCTGCCTGATGGGGACCACATGGGGTCTAGCCTTCCTGGGCTCAGGATATGTCAACTACCCCATCCTCTACCTTTTCTGCATCTTCAACTCCTTACAAGGTCTGCTGTCAGTTCAGAGTTATGTTTGTCTGAAGTTTTACCAGCTTGTAACTCCACTAATGGTTTTGTCTTTATCCAGGCTTCTTTATCTTCCTGTGGATCTGTCTGTCAGTcgacaaacagaggaagaaaaatatgGAGGACAGACAGATTTCATCCCCGGGGAAGACTGTGGTAATGAAGTCTGA
- the LOC104919923 gene encoding adhesion G-protein coupled receptor G2 isoform X2 produces MVPLLLLLLLHETHAGYKETQVCVNTSSATITTTITSGSIIDNKDNAVTCQKDGFPCVFICTNFDNTWFNGSYFCLHTNVTDDAGKFEYNIKPYGTCTLHLCENGIIQKLIKSYESSDAQQKELMLLFYIRNSCEELFRKSSDVKKVFINVERHIIHNIMNIFQPGTINMIDLSLNVGNYTALYSTDPWIQTEAPQLLPQSETFVPEVWLPVTGLHNIPSEKRIIGLVSYRNNNQFQFDQEQILSMVIRIEALGEQHLHDLTTPIKMIFRNISDNKEDNTSRIECRYFDEHYFVWKTDGCETTVNETNVTCSCNHATPFAILMIRDQPISAVHWKILSHISYVGCALSAFFTSLSIVVYVFIRNPQMEFSVSIHVSLSGALFLLNTTFMLTEWGAKLNIDWVCVCVASLMHYSLLSCFTWMAIEALHLYLLLIKVFNTYYKHYLVKLSLAGWGIPGVIVAVSLAVKDFKQFYGLTEMTIANSNNTNAICWITDDSFFYSLNLVYFTMIFIFNTGILLTVASSICKMKQTFRSKPKPGGRAWGDPEKLRASCRNALTVLGLTCLMGTTWGLAFLGSGYVNYPILYLFCIFNSLQGLLSVQSYVCLKFYQLVTPLMVLSLSRLLYLPVDLSVSRQTEEEKYGGQTDFIPGEDCGNEV; encoded by the exons ATGGTTCCCTTGCTGCTGTTACTTCTGCTGCACGAAACACACGCAGGGTACAAGGAAACACAAG TGTGTGTCAACACGTCATCAGCTACCATTACGACTACCATAACATCTGGTAGCATCATTGATAACAAAGACAATGCCGTGACTTGTCAGAAAGATGGATTTCCTTGCGTATTTATCTGCACGAACTTCGACAACACGTGGTTCAATGGATCATATTTTTGCTTACACACCAATGTGACAGACGATGCTGGCAAGTTTGAATACAACATAAAGCCCT ATGGAACGTGCACTTTACACTTATGTGAGAATGGTATCATCCAAAAACTTATTAAATCTTATGAGAGCAGTGATGCTCAACAGAAGGAACTGATGCTACTCTTCTACATAAGGAATTCATGTGAAGAACTCTTCAGGAAAAGCAGCGATGTCAAGAAAGTCTTTATAAA CGTGGAAAGACATATAATCCACAATATCATGAACATATTCCAGCCTGGGACTATAAACATGATAGACCTGTCTTTGAATGTTGGCAACTATACCGCACTCTACTCAACCGATCCCTGGATCCAGACAGAAGCTCCACAG CTGCTGCCTCAATCGGAGACATTTGTCCCTGAGGTTTGGCTGCCTGTGACAGGCCTGCACAACATCCCAAGTGAGAAGAGGATTATTGGTTTGGTCAGCTACAGAAACAACAACCAGTTCCAA TTTGACCAGGAACAAATCCTATCAATGGTTATCAGGATAGAGGCCCTGGGAGAACAACACCTTCATGATTTGACTACACCAATcaagatgattttcagaaacatttcagacaaCAAAGaggat AACACCTCACGGATAGAGTGTCGGTACTTTGATGAACACT ATTTTGTGTGGAAAACTGATGGATGTGAGACCACCGTGAACGAAACTAATGTTACTTGCAGTTGCAACCATGCAACACCATTTGCTATTCTAATG ATAAGAGACCAACCAATTTCAGCGGTCCACTGGAAAATACTGTCACACATCAGTTACGTAGGCTGTGCCTTGTCTGCCTTCTTTACTTCTCTGTCCATTGTGGTATATGTGTTCATTCG aAACCCCCAAATGGAGTTCTCCGTCTCTATCCATGTATCTCTGAGCGGGGCCTTGTTCCTGCTCAATACAACCTTCATGCTGACCGAGTGGGGGGCCAAGCTGAACATagactgggtgtgtgtgtgtgtcgcaagTCTCATGCATTACTCCTTGCTTTCCTGTTTTACCTGGATGGCCATAGAGGCACTTCACCTCTATCTACTGCTGATAAAGGTGTTTAACACCTACTACAAACACTACCTGGTCAAACTGTCTCTTGCTGGATGGG GGATCCCTGGTGTGATCGTGGCAGTCTCTTTGGCAGTGAAGGACTTCAAACAGTTTTATGGACTTACAGAAATGACCATTGCCAACAGTAACAACACAAATGCCAT ATGCTGGATTACCGATGACTCCTTCTTCTACTCCCTGAACTTGGTGTATTTCACAATGATTTTCATCTTCAACACCGGCATACTGTTGACTGTAGCCTCTAGCATCTGTAAGATGAAACAAACGTTCAGGAGCAAACCAAAGCCTGGGGGAAGGGCTTGGGGAGACCCAGAGAAATTGAGAGCATCCTGCAGGAATGCCCTCACTGTGTTAGGTCTTACCTGCCTGATGGGGACCACATGGGGTCTAGCCTTCCTGGGCTCAGGATATGTCAACTACCCCATCCTCTACCTTTTCTGCATCTTCAACTCCTTACAAGGTCTGCTGTCAGTTCAGAGTTATGTTTGTCTGAAGTTTTACCAGCTTGTAACTCCACTAATGGTTTTGTCTTTATCCAGGCTTCTTTATCTTCCTGTGGATCTGTCTGTCAGTcgacaaacagaggaagaaaaatatgGAGGACAGACAGATTTCATCCCCGGGGAAGACTGTGGTAATGAAGTCTGA
- the LOC104919923 gene encoding adhesion G-protein coupled receptor G1 isoform X5 — MAQRQHTMWITLFIVTLLVWFSETQAEYCEHVIHKCRQGNISWTTCYENEITTCRVGGRIPIPNFIRVKVDLSQEAEVSPTPHHRVYIPSSALQRSRGRESDHEVQLVATLINSSFFELSPPPKTRGHVQPHMQGTVMGGSVLAVRAGVSHVKDLPQPIKLIFKHDKTMQNGICVFWQESLHMVGKGRWSTGGCETNNTDTEFICSCNHLSFFAVLVNPVLSVDKSNAVALSYITYIGSTLSVFFTIISLIIYICLQCRRPEKAIGVHMQLTGALLCLHLSFLLCCLSGWLLKDNEDSLVCRGLGLFLHWSLLATFSWAALEGFHLYLLLVKVFNIYVRRYMLKLSLVGWGLPTLTVVVCGILGVYGKYIVNVRDDNNSTSQICWMSSQFPQRVLVSYITTVAFPCLVILYNSCMLGMVVFRIWGLRRGCHGTESTISWKKMNKEKMTRLWKDCTTVLGLSCVLSLTWGLLSTTYISLPGIYVFTILNSLQGVSMFLWSVAVTRKSRSDNDSSIRDHSSSQKMMTTSFNN, encoded by the exons ATGGCTCAACGGCAACACACAATGTGGATTACTCTTTTTATCGTCACACTTCTGGTCTGGTTTTCTGAGACCCAAGCTG aaTACTGTGAACATGTCATCCACAAGTGTAGACAAGGAAATATCTCCTGGACAAC GTGTTACGAGAATGAAATTACAACCTGTCGAGTAGGAGGCCGCATACCCATCCCTAACTTCATTCGTGTGAAAGTGGACTTGTCTCAAGAG gctGAAGTGAGTCCCACTCCTCATCACAGGGTTTATATCCCATCCTCAGCTCTCCAAAGAAGCAGAGGACGTGAGTCTGATCATGAGGTACAGCTAGTAGCCACTCTGATCAACAGCAGTTTTTTTGAG CTCAGCCCCCCTCCGAAAACAAGAGGACATGTCCAACCTCACATGCAAGGCACTGTTATGGGAGGGTCTGTCCTGGCAGTGAGGGCAGGGGTCAGTCATGTCAAAGACCTTCCACAACCCATCAAACTAATCTTCAAACATGACAAAACG ATGCAAAAtgggatttgtgtgttttggcaggAGTCATTGCACATGGTTGGAAAAG gTCGTTGGAGCACAGGCGGCTGTGAAACCaataacactgacactgaattTATTTGCAGCTGCAACCACCTGAGTTTCTTTGCCGTGCTTGTG AACCCAGTATTATCAGTGGATAAAAGTAATGCTGTGGCCCTAAGCTATATCACCTACATTGGCtcaactctctctgtcttcttcacaATCATCAGCCTGATCATCTATATATGTCTACA ATGCCGCCGTCCAGAGAAAGCCATCGGTGTGCACATGCAACTAACAGGGGCGCTGCTCTGCCTCCACCTCAGCTTCCTGCTGTGCTGCCTCTCAGGGTGGCTGCTAAAAGACAATGAGGACAGTTTGGTTTGCCGGGGTCTGGGTCTCTTTTTGCACTGGTCCCTGTTAGCCACGTTCAGCTGGGCAGCTCTGGAAGGATTCCACCTCTACCTTCTCCTAGTCAAAGTCTTCAATATCTACGTCAGGAGATACATGCTCAAACTCAGCTTGGTGGGATGGG GTCTTCCTACACTGACTGTAGTGGTTTGTGGGATTTTAGGTGTTTACGGCAAATACATTGTGAATGTGAGGGACGACAACAATTCAACATCGCAGAT ATGCTGGATGAGCAGCCAGTTCCCACAGAGGGTTTTAGTCAGCTACATCACTACTGTGGCCTTCCCGTGCCTGGTCATTCTGTATAATTCCTGCATGCTGGGGATGGTGGTGTTTAGGATCTGGGGGCTAAGAAGAGGTTGCCATGGCACTGAGAGCACCATTAGCTGGAAGAAgatgaacaaagagaaaatgaccCGGTTGTGGAAGGACTGTACCACAGTGCTGGGCCTCAGCTGTGTGCTGAGTTTAACTTGGGGGTTGTTGAGCACCACCTACATTTCTCTCCCTGGGATCTATGTATTCACTATACTAAACTCCCTGCAGG GTGTATCTATGTTCCTGTGGTCTGTGGCTGTGACCAGGAAGTCTCGATCTGACAATGACTCCTCCATCAGAGACCACTCTTCCTCTCAGAAAATGATGACTACCAGTTTCAATAACTGA
- the LOC104919923 gene encoding adhesion G-protein coupled receptor G2 isoform X3, with protein MVKSLSNHTFRGSAMVPLLLLLLLHETHAGYKETQVCVNTSSATITTTITSGSIIDNKDNAVTCQKDGFPCVFICTNFDNTWFNGSYFCLHTNVTDDAGKFEYNIKPYGTCTLHLCENGIIQKLIKSYESSDAQQKELMLLFYIRNSCEELFRKSSDVKKVFINVERHIIHNIMNIFQPGTINMIDLSLNVGNYTALYSTDPWIQTEAPQLLPQSETFVPEVWLPVTGLHNIPSEKRIIGLVSYRNNNQFQFDQEQILSMVIRIEALGEQHLHDLTTPIKMIFRNISDNKEDNTSRIECRYFDEHYFVWKTDGCETTVNETNVTCSCNHATPFAILMIRDQPISAVHWKILSHISYVGCALSAFFTSLSIVVYVFIRNPQMEFSVSIHVSLSGALFLLNTTFMLTEWGAKLNIDWVCVCVASLMHYSLLSCFTWMAIEALHLYLLLIKVFNTYYKHYLVKLSLAGWGIPGVIVAVSLAVKDFKQFYGLTEMTIANSNNTNAICWITDDSFFYSLNLVYFTMIFIFNTGILLTVASSICKMKQTFRSKPKPGGRAWGDPEKLRASCRNALTVLGLTCLMGTTWGLAFLGSGYVNYPILYLFCIFNSLQGFFIFLWICLSVDKQRKKNMEDRQISSPGKTVVMKSE; from the exons ATGGTCAAAAGCCTTAGCAA tCACACGTTTAGAGGAAGTGCAATGGTTCCCTTGCTGCTGTTACTTCTGCTGCACGAAACACACGCAGGGTACAAGGAAACACAAG TGTGTGTCAACACGTCATCAGCTACCATTACGACTACCATAACATCTGGTAGCATCATTGATAACAAAGACAATGCCGTGACTTGTCAGAAAGATGGATTTCCTTGCGTATTTATCTGCACGAACTTCGACAACACGTGGTTCAATGGATCATATTTTTGCTTACACACCAATGTGACAGACGATGCTGGCAAGTTTGAATACAACATAAAGCCCT ATGGAACGTGCACTTTACACTTATGTGAGAATGGTATCATCCAAAAACTTATTAAATCTTATGAGAGCAGTGATGCTCAACAGAAGGAACTGATGCTACTCTTCTACATAAGGAATTCATGTGAAGAACTCTTCAGGAAAAGCAGCGATGTCAAGAAAGTCTTTATAAA CGTGGAAAGACATATAATCCACAATATCATGAACATATTCCAGCCTGGGACTATAAACATGATAGACCTGTCTTTGAATGTTGGCAACTATACCGCACTCTACTCAACCGATCCCTGGATCCAGACAGAAGCTCCACAG CTGCTGCCTCAATCGGAGACATTTGTCCCTGAGGTTTGGCTGCCTGTGACAGGCCTGCACAACATCCCAAGTGAGAAGAGGATTATTGGTTTGGTCAGCTACAGAAACAACAACCAGTTCCAA TTTGACCAGGAACAAATCCTATCAATGGTTATCAGGATAGAGGCCCTGGGAGAACAACACCTTCATGATTTGACTACACCAATcaagatgattttcagaaacatttcagacaaCAAAGaggat AACACCTCACGGATAGAGTGTCGGTACTTTGATGAACACT ATTTTGTGTGGAAAACTGATGGATGTGAGACCACCGTGAACGAAACTAATGTTACTTGCAGTTGCAACCATGCAACACCATTTGCTATTCTAATG ATAAGAGACCAACCAATTTCAGCGGTCCACTGGAAAATACTGTCACACATCAGTTACGTAGGCTGTGCCTTGTCTGCCTTCTTTACTTCTCTGTCCATTGTGGTATATGTGTTCATTCG aAACCCCCAAATGGAGTTCTCCGTCTCTATCCATGTATCTCTGAGCGGGGCCTTGTTCCTGCTCAATACAACCTTCATGCTGACCGAGTGGGGGGCCAAGCTGAACATagactgggtgtgtgtgtgtgtcgcaagTCTCATGCATTACTCCTTGCTTTCCTGTTTTACCTGGATGGCCATAGAGGCACTTCACCTCTATCTACTGCTGATAAAGGTGTTTAACACCTACTACAAACACTACCTGGTCAAACTGTCTCTTGCTGGATGGG GGATCCCTGGTGTGATCGTGGCAGTCTCTTTGGCAGTGAAGGACTTCAAACAGTTTTATGGACTTACAGAAATGACCATTGCCAACAGTAACAACACAAATGCCAT ATGCTGGATTACCGATGACTCCTTCTTCTACTCCCTGAACTTGGTGTATTTCACAATGATTTTCATCTTCAACACCGGCATACTGTTGACTGTAGCCTCTAGCATCTGTAAGATGAAACAAACGTTCAGGAGCAAACCAAAGCCTGGGGGAAGGGCTTGGGGAGACCCAGAGAAATTGAGAGCATCCTGCAGGAATGCCCTCACTGTGTTAGGTCTTACCTGCCTGATGGGGACCACATGGGGTCTAGCCTTCCTGGGCTCAGGATATGTCAACTACCCCATCCTCTACCTTTTCTGCATCTTCAACTCCTTACAAG GCTTCTTTATCTTCCTGTGGATCTGTCTGTCAGTcgacaaacagaggaagaaaaatatgGAGGACAGACAGATTTCATCCCCGGGGAAGACTGTGGTAATGAAGTCTGAATAG
- the slc7a6os gene encoding putative RNA polymerase II nuclear localization protein SLC7A6OS: protein MDPNTTILRVKRKRGTDPADALLLACKRIRPETSQSPGETVPEPNEAEVENSVFKLVATVATQDAPVQTQVRQALARPRMAHALRPSAASSQRIIGDLRSTKWSTRREERYRIVSSHRTGLSSPAEQQASPTDVPEDAGETAKEQDKCWALGEIQVVDLLHEDVEDKDKFSGKTLTSDPEVILCNNTKMLREHLSISGERAGEEHREQDTDYVYDLYYQETVTPGWIQDILSVRVYADEGELVPDLVVHEEEVYEDEDDENEEGNWRNDYPDEESDGDSDREERYGGYWEEEHSYSRRSWQQYQREVLHELGCRGEDDDDDDDGNKYDSD, encoded by the exons ATGGATCCGAACACGACCATCCTGCGAGTCAAGAGAAAAAGGGGCACCGACCCGGCAGATGCGCTGTTGCTTGCGTGCAAACGTATCCGTCCAGAGACGTCCCAGAGCCCAGGTGAAACGGTACCGGAGCCCAACGAAGCCGAGGTGGAAAACTCTGTCTTCAAACTCGTGGCGACTGTAGCGACACAG GATGCTCCTGTTCAAACGCAGGTCCGACAGGCTTTGGCCCGACCTCGCATGGCCCATGCGCTGCGTCCGTCTGCTGCCAGTTCACAGCGGATAATTGGGGACCTGAGGAGCACAAAGTGGAGCACCCGTAGGGAGGAACGCTACAGAATAGTCTCGAGTCACCGTACAGGGCTGTCGAGTCCGGCTGAGCAGCAAGCCTCCCCGACAGATGTTCCTGAGGATGCAGGGGAAACTGCGAAAGAGCAGGACAAATGTTGGGCTCTCGGTGAAATCCAGGTGGTTGACCTCCTGCATGAGGATGTAGAGGACAAAGACAAGTTTTCTGGCAAG ACGCTGACCTCGGACCCAGAAGTGATCCTGTGCAACAACACCAAGATGCTGCGTGAGCATCTGAGCATATCTGGAGAGCGAGCAGGGGAGGAGCACCGGGAGCAGGACACTGACTACGTCTATGACCTTTACTACCAGGAGACAGTCACACCAGGGTGGATCCAGGACATCTTGTCTGTCAGGGTCTATGCTGACGAGGGAGAActg GTGCCCGACCTCGTGGTTCATGAAGAGGAAGTatatgaggatgaggatgatgaaaaCGAGGAAGGCAACTGGAGGAATGACTATCCTGAtgaggagagtgatggagacaGTGACCGGGAGGAGCGCTATGGAG GTTACTGGGAGGAGGAGCACTCGTACAGCCGAAGGAGCTGGCAGCAATACCAGAGGGAAGTGCTGCATGAGCTGGGCTGTCGTGGTgaggatgacgacgacgacgatgatggaAACAAATATGATTCTGATTAA